A region of uncultured Carboxylicivirga sp. DNA encodes the following proteins:
- a CDS encoding sugar-binding domain-containing protein, with product MKKFQLLVSITLLLTSIGLQAQKWESKQAPLMTKFAKDVDPENVLPEYPRPQMVREKWMNLNGLWQFQPGTWENEPYPKGNLKRNILVPFAVESALSGVMEHHERLWYRRSFNVPQSWNGERVLLHFGAVDYQCEVFINNKSVGTHQGGYDPFSFDITNALTKGEQSITVKVWDPTVKEGFPRGKQTLNPEGIMYTSVTGIWQTVWLEPVPQQRIVDFKMVPDIDKSVLNLSVKAEGGRLLNYTAVVKDGNKVVATINSKPMAPTEIKIKNQKLWSPDSPFLYDMTITLKDGDKVVDKVDTYFGMRKISLGFDGKFQRLYLNNKFTFQMGPLDQGFWPDGLYTAPTDEALRFDIEMTKKLGFNMSRKHIKVEPYRWYYWADKLGLLVWQDMPSPNSYTSGTPPINKEAFTTELMRMVETHQNIPSIVMWVIFNEAQAQHDVKEYCALVKGLDPSRLVNEASGWQHEGNGDVIDNHSYPPPSCPYSPYQASACGEYGGIGYQIDGHIWNPDDLMQYVMIQTDEEYLNMYDEFTTMLTKFKTNNGLSAAVYTEITDVEIELNGIMTYDRIMKVDPAKVFASNQKVIHKNIYEYVYNVLPTAEVEDRSWQYTFDQPANNWMKADFNASAWKTGKGGFGSAGTPQAINGTTWETKDIWVRQEFELGDVSKLDLSKLYLRVHHDDNGVVYINGVKAADLPNWTSGYINIELSDEAKKALVKGKNVIAIHCHQNDGGQYIDAGFVVVSKDKPISDSVIKTLLIK from the coding sequence ATGAAAAAATTTCAATTGCTTGTATCAATTACATTGTTGTTAACATCAATTGGTCTGCAAGCCCAGAAATGGGAATCGAAGCAGGCACCGTTAATGACAAAATTCGCGAAGGATGTAGATCCTGAAAATGTATTACCAGAGTATCCTCGTCCACAAATGGTTCGCGAAAAATGGATGAATCTTAACGGGCTGTGGCAATTTCAACCGGGCACCTGGGAAAATGAGCCCTATCCAAAAGGAAATCTGAAACGAAATATTTTAGTGCCTTTTGCTGTTGAATCAGCTCTTTCGGGTGTAATGGAACACCACGAACGTTTATGGTATCGCAGATCATTTAATGTACCTCAATCATGGAATGGTGAAAGAGTATTGCTTCATTTTGGAGCTGTTGATTACCAATGTGAAGTTTTTATCAACAATAAAAGTGTAGGTACTCACCAGGGAGGGTATGATCCTTTCTCGTTTGATATTACTAATGCGCTTACCAAAGGAGAGCAATCAATAACTGTTAAGGTTTGGGACCCAACTGTAAAAGAAGGTTTCCCTCGTGGCAAACAAACATTGAATCCGGAAGGTATCATGTACACATCGGTTACTGGTATCTGGCAAACGGTTTGGTTAGAACCTGTTCCTCAACAACGCATAGTTGATTTTAAAATGGTTCCGGATATTGACAAATCAGTGCTAAACCTTTCTGTTAAAGCCGAAGGCGGACGATTATTGAACTATACAGCTGTGGTTAAAGATGGAAACAAAGTAGTTGCTACCATCAACAGCAAACCAATGGCTCCAACCGAGATTAAAATCAAGAATCAAAAACTTTGGTCACCTGACAGTCCTTTCTTATACGATATGACAATTACGTTGAAAGATGGTGACAAAGTAGTTGACAAGGTTGATACTTACTTCGGTATGCGTAAAATATCATTAGGCTTCGATGGCAAATTCCAACGACTGTATCTGAATAACAAGTTCACTTTCCAGATGGGACCATTGGATCAGGGATTCTGGCCTGATGGGCTTTATACCGCACCAACAGATGAGGCATTACGCTTTGATATTGAAATGACCAAAAAACTTGGCTTCAATATGAGCCGTAAACACATCAAAGTAGAGCCTTACAGATGGTACTACTGGGCTGATAAATTGGGTCTGTTGGTATGGCAGGATATGCCATCTCCAAACTCATATACTTCCGGAACACCTCCAATCAATAAAGAAGCCTTTACAACTGAGTTAATGCGTATGGTAGAAACGCATCAAAACATACCAAGTATTGTGATGTGGGTAATCTTCAACGAAGCTCAGGCACAACATGATGTGAAAGAATACTGTGCTTTGGTAAAAGGATTAGATCCATCACGACTGGTGAACGAAGCCAGTGGATGGCAACACGAAGGTAATGGTGATGTAATTGATAACCATAGCTATCCTCCACCATCATGCCCATATAGCCCATATCAGGCATCTGCATGTGGCGAATACGGAGGTATCGGTTATCAAATTGACGGTCATATCTGGAATCCGGATGACCTGATGCAATATGTAATGATTCAGACTGATGAAGAGTACCTGAACATGTACGATGAATTCACAACCATGCTAACCAAATTCAAAACCAACAATGGTTTAAGTGCAGCTGTCTACACCGAAATTACCGATGTTGAAATTGAGTTGAATGGTATCATGACATATGATCGTATTATGAAGGTTGATCCTGCAAAAGTGTTTGCATCCAATCAAAAGGTAATTCATAAAAACATTTACGAGTATGTTTATAACGTTTTGCCTACTGCTGAAGTTGAAGACCGAAGCTGGCAATACACTTTTGATCAACCAGCAAACAACTGGATGAAGGCTGACTTCAATGCTTCAGCATGGAAAACCGGTAAAGGTGGTTTTGGATCTGCAGGAACTCCTCAAGCCATCAATGGTACAACTTGGGAAACCAAAGATATTTGGGTTCGTCAGGAATTTGAATTGGGCGATGTCTCAAAACTTGACTTAAGCAAATTATACCTTAGAGTTCATCACGATGATAATGGTGTGGTTTATATCAATGGTGTGAAAGCTGCTGATTTACCGAACTGGACTTCGGGTTATATTAATATTGAGTTGTCGGACGAAGCTAAAAAAGCCCTGGTTAAAGGCAAGAATGTTATTGCTATCCATTGTCATCAAAATGATGGAGGCCAATATATTGATGCAGGGTTTGTAGTTGTAAGTAAGGATAAACCAATTTCCGACTCTGTAATTAAAACACTTCTTATTAAATAA
- a CDS encoding methyl-accepting chemotaxis protein, which translates to MKKKILLFPVLFIIVVAVIFLVTQRSNNISKRELDSIQNGHIPFIEISNELISTQTGLQKAFQDGVAAQDLDKINQTIDLAEQFRTLADSAKKITDLRNQVKIDSTMILFNEYYEVAVTTSKSMIAEEYSEEVSMNMQRMISKLTVLKDLLSTISSNAKHDMSMAFEKTEKQSKKLAIIIQVVLFLSLITFITISLFLSRLIVNALKATTNNLLLLSQGQLNIKVPENYLKGKDEIGDISRAILNLVKKLTEVIKGVQSEVVEISNISTNLNRTSEIIAEGSNEQAASVEEVSSTMEEIVANIDQTTEYSVKTEKIAVSSANDMTQVSKAAEESLESVTSITDKINMISDIAFQTNILALNAAVEAARAGEHGRGFSVVASEVRKLAEKSKFAADEITRLAQVSLDNTRNSERLTSKTIPEIKKTSLWIQEISAASIEQKNGVEQVNQSVQQLSQIAQQNATASEQMALTSDGLINQAKKLSLLVSYFKTENSENN; encoded by the coding sequence TTGAAAAAGAAAATTCTTTTATTTCCTGTACTCTTTATAATTGTTGTTGCTGTAATCTTCTTAGTAACTCAAAGAAGCAATAATATTAGTAAAAGGGAGTTAGATTCAATTCAAAATGGACATATCCCATTTATTGAAATAAGTAATGAATTAATTTCCACACAAACAGGACTTCAAAAGGCGTTTCAAGATGGTGTTGCAGCCCAGGATTTGGATAAAATCAATCAAACAATAGATTTGGCAGAGCAATTTAGAACATTGGCTGACAGCGCAAAAAAAATTACTGATTTAAGAAATCAAGTTAAGATTGATAGTACAATGATCCTCTTTAATGAATATTACGAGGTGGCTGTTACAACTTCGAAGAGTATGATTGCTGAAGAATATTCAGAAGAAGTCAGCATGAATATGCAAAGAATGATAAGTAAGCTGACAGTTCTTAAAGATCTTTTATCAACGATTTCATCAAATGCGAAACATGATATGAGTATGGCCTTTGAGAAAACGGAGAAACAATCTAAAAAATTAGCTATTATCATTCAGGTTGTATTGTTCTTAAGTTTAATCACATTTATAACAATCTCTCTTTTCCTTTCAAGGCTAATTGTAAATGCACTTAAAGCAACCACAAATAATCTATTATTATTATCGCAAGGACAGTTAAATATTAAAGTCCCTGAGAATTATTTAAAGGGAAAGGATGAAATTGGTGATATTTCAAGAGCGATTCTGAACTTGGTTAAGAAATTAACTGAAGTTATTAAAGGTGTTCAATCAGAAGTAGTTGAAATATCAAATATTAGTACAAACTTGAACAGAACTTCAGAAATAATTGCTGAGGGATCTAATGAACAAGCTGCCTCTGTGGAAGAAGTTTCATCTACAATGGAGGAAATCGTAGCCAATATTGATCAAACAACCGAATATTCTGTCAAAACCGAAAAGATTGCTGTTTCATCAGCAAATGATATGACACAAGTTAGTAAAGCCGCAGAAGAGAGCCTTGAATCAGTGACATCAATCACTGATAAGATTAATATGATTAGCGACATAGCTTTTCAAACCAATATCTTAGCTCTTAATGCAGCAGTTGAGGCTGCGCGGGCTGGAGAACATGGCAGAGGCTTTTCTGTTGTAGCTTCCGAAGTAAGAAAATTAGCTGAAAAAAGTAAATTTGCAGCAGATGAGATTACCAGATTAGCTCAGGTAAGTCTTGATAACACAAGAAATTCTGAAAGACTCACTTCAAAAACAATTCCTGAAATTAAAAAGACATCTTTATGGATTCAGGAGATTTCAGCTGCAAGTATTGAACAAAAAAACGGTGTTGAACAAGTAAATCAGAGCGTTCAGCAATTAAGCCAGATTGCACAGCAAAATGCCACAGCTTCAGAACAAATGGCCTTAACTTCAGATGGTTTAATAAATCAGGCTAAAAAACTTTCGCTTTTGGTATCTTATTTTAAAACTGAAAATTCCGAAAATAATTAA
- a CDS encoding ArsC/Spx/MgsR family protein, with product MSRKVYFLSTCDTCKRIMKEVGVDESFELQDIKFNPVTEEQVESFFEHTQSYEALINKRARKLKDTLAQNPVNEDADYKRLLLLDYTFLKRPVFEIDDQLFIGNAAQTVEAIKMVLK from the coding sequence ATGAGCCGAAAAGTGTATTTTCTGTCAACTTGCGATACATGCAAACGCATTATGAAAGAAGTGGGTGTAGATGAAAGTTTTGAATTGCAGGATATCAAATTCAATCCGGTAACAGAAGAACAAGTCGAGAGTTTCTTCGAACACACACAAAGCTATGAGGCTTTGATAAACAAGCGGGCACGAAAATTAAAAGATACCCTAGCTCAAAATCCCGTGAATGAGGATGCAGATTATAAGAGACTTCTATTACTGGATTACACTTTTTTAAAACGTCCTGTTTTTGAGATTGATGATCAATTATTTATTGGAAACGCTGCCCAAACTGTTGAAGCAATTAAGATGGTGTTAAAATAA
- a CDS encoding family 16 glycosylhydrolase: MKKVYLFIFALSFTIIAGAQGYELVWEENFDGDALNPAIWNVEQSEGIWNTGSNSELQHYTADNVTVGDDGSGNNCLILTAKKENYNGYAFTSGRINSKSKFAFKYGKIEARIKLPDLANGLWPAFWLLGNTQAGWPSCGEIDILEAGHADGITNNQQNTTFGGALHWEYNDGYAGYGYSSQAPTALNNDFHTFSMVWSATNISMYLDGSSTPYYSMNVDGSDAEEFRDYSMYLLLNLAVGGMFPDIYNEAGITAPMPAQMLVDYIKVYQKTGEGELVTSMPLYGDLAVYADGKSYDNALDLGFDATLSSTGVTARSGETAVEGSEVLSYNVTAGNAFNINILSSAIQDLSAISSTGSIDVYIKTNIQDDLLIGLGDTDDKTSLMTVGSSTPYNVSRDETWSRLAIPLQNLSNIDFTKIDDVFTLQGTSTADGYISIDKIILSNTTANFNLFGIFTENPSITEKFIIDDISGHLYIWNNTMEAIEEAPTYDGNDVLAFTSPATNTWFGYGLFSDAGLDLSQFANGYLKFSLRTSSSADFWVGVGGANNTEAKIHFVEGSDPNGFVRDGKWHQITLAVSDMVAQGLDLSSCGNVFMLGGAPYISDILVDDIFFAANPENIGNTAYNPNCDAALPGSDNTGITAEYFGIYTENSNVTERFAIDDVKGHIYIWEGTLSALTGGTPYDGVDQLYFKSGNAGWYGFGIFSDDALNLTHYANGTLSLSLKTSSSNDFWFGIAGAAGTEGKITCSSTSGYNIDRDGEWHRVIIPMQELIAQGLDLNACGNIFMLGGSSITDIAIDDVILTAGTTQPNNPDANIPSAVKNMTADQVRMYPVPANDILNIEASESIESVEIINQMGMISVSRKNLENNRIELPVHNLAKGIYLIKISYSKGGSVVKKLIKK; the protein is encoded by the coding sequence ATGAAAAAAGTTTACCTCTTTATTTTCGCTTTAAGCTTTACCATAATAGCCGGAGCACAAGGTTATGAATTGGTTTGGGAAGAAAATTTCGACGGAGATGCATTAAACCCTGCGATATGGAATGTCGAGCAAAGTGAAGGTATCTGGAATACCGGTTCAAACAGCGAATTGCAACATTATACGGCTGACAATGTTACGGTAGGTGATGACGGAAGTGGAAATAATTGTTTGATACTTACTGCTAAAAAAGAGAACTACAATGGATATGCTTTTACTTCGGGTCGAATCAATTCAAAAAGTAAGTTTGCTTTTAAATACGGCAAGATTGAAGCTCGTATAAAACTGCCTGATCTGGCCAATGGCTTATGGCCTGCTTTCTGGCTTTTGGGTAATACGCAAGCTGGCTGGCCATCATGTGGCGAAATTGATATTCTTGAGGCAGGACATGCTGATGGAATTACCAATAATCAACAAAACACAACTTTTGGAGGTGCACTTCATTGGGAGTACAACGATGGTTATGCAGGTTATGGATATAGTTCACAGGCTCCGACTGCCCTGAACAACGATTTTCATACATTTTCTATGGTATGGAGTGCTACCAATATCAGCATGTATCTTGATGGCAGCTCAACGCCTTATTATTCAATGAATGTAGATGGAAGCGATGCGGAAGAGTTTCGCGATTATTCGATGTACCTGTTGCTTAACCTGGCTGTTGGCGGTATGTTTCCTGATATCTATAATGAAGCCGGAATTACAGCACCTATGCCAGCACAAATGTTGGTAGATTATATAAAGGTGTATCAAAAGACAGGTGAGGGTGAATTGGTGACTTCAATGCCTTTGTATGGTGATCTGGCAGTTTATGCCGATGGAAAATCATACGATAATGCATTGGATCTTGGTTTTGATGCCACACTTTCTTCTACAGGAGTAACAGCCAGATCCGGAGAAACAGCAGTTGAAGGTTCTGAAGTATTATCCTATAACGTTACAGCCGGAAATGCTTTCAATATTAATATTTTGTCATCGGCTATTCAGGATTTATCGGCCATATCTTCAACCGGAAGCATTGATGTTTATATCAAAACCAATATTCAGGATGATCTTTTAATTGGATTGGGTGATACAGATGATAAAACCAGTTTAATGACTGTTGGTTCTTCAACACCTTATAATGTTAGTCGTGATGAAACATGGTCGCGTCTTGCAATTCCGTTGCAGAATTTAAGCAATATTGATTTCACAAAAATTGATGATGTTTTTACTTTGCAGGGAACATCTACTGCAGATGGTTATATTTCAATTGATAAAATTATTCTATCGAATACAACTGCCAATTTTAATTTATTCGGAATCTTTACCGAAAATCCTTCCATCACTGAAAAGTTCATTATCGATGATATTTCAGGGCATTTATATATCTGGAATAATACCATGGAAGCCATTGAAGAAGCTCCAACGTATGATGGAAACGATGTACTTGCATTTACTTCACCAGCTACCAATACCTGGTTTGGTTATGGATTATTTTCTGATGCAGGATTAGATCTTTCACAATTTGCTAACGGTTATCTGAAATTTTCATTGCGTACTTCTTCTTCAGCCGATTTTTGGGTAGGAGTAGGCGGAGCAAACAATACAGAAGCTAAAATACATTTTGTTGAAGGTTCTGATCCAAATGGTTTTGTGCGTGATGGCAAATGGCATCAGATAACATTGGCAGTTAGTGATATGGTGGCACAGGGACTTGACCTATCTTCATGCGGAAATGTATTTATGTTGGGCGGTGCTCCTTATATTTCTGATATTTTAGTGGATGATATCTTTTTTGCTGCGAATCCTGAGAACATTGGAAATACAGCATATAATCCAAATTGTGATGCCGCCTTACCCGGTTCTGATAATACCGGAATAACTGCAGAGTATTTTGGTATTTATACCGAAAACTCAAATGTAACAGAGCGTTTTGCTATAGATGATGTAAAAGGTCATATTTATATCTGGGAAGGAACACTTTCTGCTTTAACCGGAGGTACTCCATATGACGGTGTTGATCAGTTATACTTTAAAAGCGGTAATGCAGGTTGGTATGGTTTCGGTATCTTTTCTGATGATGCTTTGAATCTGACTCATTATGCCAACGGAACACTATCCTTATCCTTAAAAACTTCGTCATCCAATGATTTCTGGTTTGGAATAGCCGGTGCTGCCGGTACTGAAGGAAAAATTACCTGTAGCAGTACTTCAGGATACAATATCGATAGAGATGGTGAGTGGCACAGAGTAATTATACCAATGCAGGAATTGATAGCTCAGGGATTAGACTTGAATGCCTGTGGTAATATTTTTATGCTGGGCGGATCAAGCATCACTGATATTGCCATTGATGATGTGATATTAACAGCCGGAACCACACAACCTAATAACCCGGATGCGAATATACCAAGTGCGGTAAAAAATATGACAGCTGATCAGGTAAGAATGTATCCAGTTCCGGCTAATGACATTTTAAATATTGAAGCATCAGAATCGATTGAATCTGTTGAGATCATTAATCAGATGGGTATGATTAGTGTGAGTCGTAAAAATCTTGAAAACAATAGAATTGAATTGCCAGTGCATAATCTGGCGAAAGGAATTTACCTTATCAAAATAAGCTACAGTAAAGGTGGAAGCGTTGTAAAGAAATTAATAAAAAAATAG
- a CDS encoding two-component regulator propeller domain-containing protein, which produces MKKPSILIFLFFILNHLSADEFSSGVPFITGYTEKDHHVSNNNHCIVQDQRGVLYFANDYGILEFDGNDWQVIQVPSNRSNVQSLALDRNNRLYVGAQGDFGYIDYMQPYGLIFHSLLDKTPPEFRNFGDIVNTFVLDDRVIFQCWDGLYIYRNQQITVYALSGGILSAFRINDQIIVQGTDGLFVFTGSGFDIIPGTSVLQNTWVRFILPRKDSWLIGTQQAGIFELKNNQLVPFSSKPSVDFTAAQITAARLNKQGDLIIGTRQDGLFVIDKNNEVINHLNRTKGLQSNEISTLYFDRNDNLWVANKKGIDFIELASPFTRLLPNSDEPVEVYDAAIFENKLYLATHKGLLFAAMKDLNNVLSSHSAFSKVKGSDEVNWSLNIIDDKLIVAHNGGFSQVKNGEITQTISTYGGWKIAPLPSDSSRLIAGTYKGLAVLKKQPGGWFDMEKIIDGFEESSRVMEIDNEGYIWVAHGYKGIYKLKLSFNPDTLQELHFYDNSKGLPTNFYNSVFKINQKIVFGTEYGIYRYESEIDSITIDNDLTRNTWGWKIGRMLKQDTSGNIWFVGSNNAGIINNHPDGRTSIESIPFVKLSDFYIPGFESYTILPNQNVLIGGKDGVVYFNMQKNKLLHQPFQVILRRVSNLKNNREIIFNDRIRFLCDTILTAKQELAPSSNSLQFDFATGFYENTNHLAYKYYLEGFDNEWSDWVKEPFKQYTNLAPGNYVFRVKARNTYGIESNEANFRFSIATPLYLTYPAFIAYLLIIVLMIGLIIKIRTKRITREKERLINEQKHLLSLEQSKLQEEQLRNDLQSKKEELSGLAMKVIYKNEKLSELKEKVESIKEIASDKVAQRLGKTLNFIDQELADDHWEDFEMRFDMAHNNFIKRLKEDFPDLTSKDLKMCAYLRMNLSTKEMAQLLNMTVRGVETARYRIRKRMNLESSENLNEFILTY; this is translated from the coding sequence ATGAAAAAACCATCAATACTCATATTCCTGTTCTTCATTCTTAATCACCTATCAGCTGATGAGTTTAGCTCTGGGGTTCCATTTATTACCGGCTACACCGAAAAAGACCATCATGTTTCTAATAATAACCATTGCATTGTTCAGGATCAACGTGGAGTTTTATACTTTGCCAACGACTATGGTATTCTTGAGTTTGATGGTAACGACTGGCAGGTAATTCAGGTTCCTTCCAACCGTTCCAATGTTCAGTCTCTTGCTCTTGACCGGAACAACCGTCTTTATGTAGGTGCACAGGGTGATTTTGGGTACATCGATTACATGCAACCATACGGACTGATTTTTCACTCTTTGCTAGACAAGACTCCTCCTGAATTTCGGAATTTTGGTGATATCGTTAATACTTTTGTATTAGACGACAGAGTTATATTTCAATGTTGGGATGGATTATATATATATCGTAACCAACAAATTACTGTTTATGCTTTAAGCGGAGGAATTCTCAGTGCTTTTAGAATAAACGATCAAATAATTGTGCAAGGCACAGATGGCTTATTTGTTTTTACAGGCAGCGGTTTTGATATAATTCCCGGGACTTCAGTTCTTCAAAATACCTGGGTGCGATTTATTTTGCCTCGAAAGGACAGTTGGTTAATAGGTACTCAACAAGCCGGAATATTTGAATTAAAAAACAATCAATTAGTACCTTTTTCTTCCAAACCTTCAGTAGATTTTACAGCTGCACAGATTACGGCAGCACGTTTAAATAAGCAAGGTGACTTAATTATCGGAACCCGACAGGATGGTTTATTTGTGATTGATAAAAACAATGAAGTGATTAATCACCTGAATCGAACCAAAGGATTACAAAGCAACGAAATTAGCACTCTCTACTTCGACAGAAATGACAATTTGTGGGTTGCCAACAAAAAAGGAATCGATTTTATAGAACTTGCATCGCCCTTTACCCGACTGTTACCCAACAGTGATGAACCCGTTGAAGTTTATGATGCTGCTATCTTTGAAAATAAGCTCTACCTGGCCACTCACAAAGGACTATTATTTGCTGCTATGAAAGACCTGAATAATGTCCTTTCATCTCATTCAGCCTTTTCAAAAGTAAAAGGATCGGATGAGGTTAACTGGAGTCTAAACATCATTGATGATAAATTGATTGTTGCGCATAACGGAGGATTTAGTCAGGTTAAAAACGGAGAAATCACTCAAACCATATCCACTTATGGTGGCTGGAAAATTGCACCATTACCTTCTGATTCGTCTCGTTTGATTGCAGGAACATACAAAGGTTTGGCCGTACTAAAGAAACAACCGGGTGGATGGTTTGATATGGAAAAAATAATTGATGGTTTTGAAGAATCAAGCCGTGTAATGGAAATAGATAATGAAGGTTATATCTGGGTTGCTCACGGATATAAAGGAATTTATAAACTGAAACTTTCTTTTAATCCGGATACATTACAGGAACTTCACTTCTACGACAATTCAAAAGGATTACCCACAAATTTTTACAACAGTGTTTTTAAAATCAATCAAAAGATTGTTTTTGGAACAGAATATGGTATCTATCGCTACGAGAGTGAAATTGATTCTATAACAATTGATAATGACCTGACCCGAAACACATGGGGTTGGAAGATTGGCAGAATGCTGAAACAGGACACTTCGGGTAATATTTGGTTTGTTGGTAGCAATAACGCAGGCATTATAAATAATCATCCGGATGGAAGGACATCGATCGAATCCATTCCATTCGTCAAGCTAAGTGATTTTTATATTCCCGGATTTGAATCCTATACAATCCTGCCCAATCAGAACGTTTTAATTGGTGGTAAAGACGGTGTGGTTTATTTTAACATGCAAAAAAACAAACTGCTTCATCAGCCATTCCAGGTGATTTTACGAAGAGTCAGTAACCTAAAAAACAACCGTGAAATCATTTTCAATGATCGCATCCGTTTTTTATGCGACACCATTTTGACAGCCAAACAAGAACTGGCACCTTCAAGTAATAGTCTGCAGTTTGATTTTGCAACCGGCTTTTACGAAAACACCAATCATCTGGCATATAAATATTATCTCGAAGGATTTGATAATGAATGGAGCGATTGGGTTAAAGAACCTTTTAAGCAATACACCAACCTAGCACCGGGTAATTATGTTTTCAGGGTGAAAGCTCGCAACACCTATGGAATAGAATCAAACGAGGCAAACTTTCGTTTTTCTATTGCCACACCGCTCTATCTGACTTATCCGGCTTTTATCGCGTACCTTTTGATTATTGTTTTAATGATTGGTTTAATTATTAAAATCAGAACAAAACGTATAACCCGCGAAAAAGAAAGGTTGATAAACGAACAAAAACACTTATTAAGTCTTGAACAATCAAAACTTCAGGAGGAACAGTTGCGCAATGATCTGCAATCAAAAAAAGAAGAATTATCAGGCCTGGCCATGAAGGTTATTTACAAAAACGAAAAACTTTCGGAATTAAAAGAAAAAGTAGAATCAATAAAAGAGATCGCCTCAGACAAGGTCGCACAGAGATTAGGCAAAACACTGAACTTTATTGATCAGGAGCTGGCCGATGATCATTGGGAAGATTTTGAAATGCGATTTGATATGGCACATAACAATTTTATCAAACGTTTAAAAGAAGATTTTCCCGATCTGACCTCTAAAGATTTAAAAATGTGTGCCTACCTCAGAATGAATTTATCTACCAAAGAGATGGCTCAACTTTTAAACATGACAGTCAGAGGAGTTGAAACGGCACGTTATAGAATTCGGAAACGAATGAACCTGGAATCATCTGAAAATCTAAATGAATTCATCCTGACGTATTAA